A window of Cryptomeria japonica chromosome 3, Sugi_1.0, whole genome shotgun sequence contains these coding sequences:
- the LOC131062412 gene encoding uncharacterized TPR repeat-containing protein At2g32450, with protein MMRGGRSDKVKKIFLQFDGNKDGRLNREEMAALVIAVNPRVKFSDEQIGAILDEVFRTYGEFIDGEKGLTFEGLLRTYDDGAGDVDRDFDALGLDLDAPEESIEDSTDVVTSNTSVSKSGGVLVGTSSTSIVDERADGVSRRKQQVVAAWATSPNHGIVYDETWKTVEDLEILIKRLKTKYDSRMKQKEGKKGKGGDISNTMGGGDGFSDPGWSRELSSENGCKDAEGGRRAWEELGPDYNAFVKDLRELRKKADNSRTQEEAFDSHMAIGRTLFDHQLFKEGLVSFKRATELKPSDVRPHFRTGNTFYALGRYSDAKESYILALEAAEASGSQWSYLLPQIHVNLGISLESEGMLLSACEHYREAAILCPTHYRALKHLGSALFGVGEYRAAEKALEEAIYLRTDYADAHCDLGSVLHAMGEDERAIQEFQKAIDLKPDHMDALYNLGGLFRDVGRYQRAAEMYSKVLNIWPNHWRAQLNKAVSLLGAGETEEAKKALKEAFKMTNRVELYDAIAHLKQLQKRPKGLNTIIQRADQRGGSDTHAQMGLSGTSSEEGVLVVESNRFRRANEKTTPRQYLAYALDIRAFQRLTRLNRCDVNLLKKELTETRVTVSQSGTGVPEKNIRKAELEKILKKLLHFLKPETFQGAVKAVNERVLTILDGNGSGRVDLGLFFALLAPICSGSPDKRKRYAFDALLWRSAKGIGAQIGKADASNYIRLLRAVYLPLQGVSDMMELHGEDDMASISFPEFLEMFEDPDWGFGIMNTLVKLEGGDRVRHGRSSCAVCSYPIIGPRFKELTSRFSLCSICYSEGKVPVSCKQEEYNFKEYGSETEAMKDKLKLFG; from the coding sequence ATGATGAGAGGAGGCAGAAGCGACAAGGTTAAGAAGATATTTCTCCAATTTGATGGCAATAAGGATGGCAGGCTTAACAGGGAGGAGATGGCAGCCCTGGTGATTGCAGTGAATCCCAGGGTGAAATTCAGCGATGAGCAGATCGGTGCCATATTGGATGAGGTTTTCAGGACATATGGGGAATTTATCGATGGGGAAAAGGGCTTGACCTTTGAGGGTCTGTTGAGGACGTACGATGATGGGGCAGGAGATGTGGACAGGGATTTCGATGCATTGGGATTGGACCTGGACGCTCCAGAAGAAAGCATTGAAGACAGCACCGATGTTGTCACTAGTAATACCAGCGTTTCCAAGTCTGGAGGAGTATTAGTCGGCACTTCTTCAACATCTATTGTGGACGAGAGGGCTGATGGTGTTTCTAGGAGGAAACAACAAGTTGTGGCAGCTTGGGCTACTTCCCCTAACCACGGTATCGTCTATGATGAGACATGGAAGActgttgaggatttggaaattcTGATAAAGAGGCTCAAGACCAAGTATGATAGCAGGATGAAGCAGAAGGAGGGGAAGAAGGGCAAGGGTGGGGATATTAGTAATACCATGGGCGGAGGGGATGGGTTTTCTGACCCTGGCTGGTCAAGGGAGTTGAGTTCAGAAAATGGGTGTAAGGATGCCGAAGGAGGCAGGAGGGCTTGGGAAGAGTTGGGTCCTGATTACAATGCTTTTGTAAAGGATTTGCGTGAGTTGAGAAAAAAGGCAGACAATTCCAGGACCCAGGAGGAGGCTTTTGATTCTCATATGGCAATAGGGAGGACTCTGTTTGATCACCAATTGTTTAAGGAAGGATTGGTAAGTTTCAAAAGGGCTACTGAGCTGAAACCTTCTGATGTTCGCCCCCATTTTAGGACAGGCAATACATTTTATGCATTAGGAAGGTATTCAGATGCAAAGGAGTCCTATATATTGGCTCTTGAAGCCGCAGAGGCCAGTGGTAGTCAATGGTCTTACTTGCTGCCGCAGATCCATGTGAACCTGGGCATTTCTTTAGAAAGTGAGGGAATGCTTTTGAGTGCTTGTGAGCATTACAGGGAGGCTGCAATTCTCTGCCCGACTCATTACAGGGCTTTAAAGCATTTGGGAAGTGCACTATTTGGTGTAGGTGAGTATAGAGCTGCAGAGAAGGCTCTGGAAGAGGCTATATACTTGAGGACCGACTATGCAGATGCACATTGTGACCTTGGATCGGTGTTGCATGCTATGGGGGAAGATGAGAGAGCCATACAAGAGTTTCAGAAAGCCATAGACCTTAAGCCTGATCATATGGACGCCTTGTATAATTTGGGAGGGTTGTTTAGAGATGTGGGCAGGTATCAAAGAGCTGCAGAAATGTACAGCAAAGTGCTTAATATCTGGCCTAATCACTGGCGTGCTCAGCTTAACAAAGCAGTATCATTGTTAGGAGCCGGAGAAACTGAGGAAGCTAAGAAAGCCTTGAAAGAGGCTTTCAAGATGACAAACAGAGTGGAATTGTATGATGCTATTGCACATTTGAAGCAGCTACAGAAGAGGCCTAAAGGGTTAAATACTATTATCCAAAGAGCAGACCAGCGTGGAGGTTCTGATACACATGCTCAGATGGGATTGAGTGGGACAAGTTCTGAAGAAGGAGTATTAGTTGTGGAGTCAAACAGGTTCAGAAGAGCAAATGAGAAAACCACACCCAGGCAATACTTGGCATATGCTTTAGATATCAGAGCCTTCCAGAGGCTTACTAGATTGAACCGCTGTGATGTAAATCTTCTGAAAAAGGAATTAACCGAAACAAGGGTGACTGTCTCTCAATCTGGGACTGGTGTACCAGAGAAAAATATTCGGAAGGCAGAACTAGAAAAGATATTAAAAAAATTGCTCCACTTTCTTAAGCCAGAGACATTCCAAGGAGCTGTCAAAGCAGTGAATGAAAGAGTGTTAACAATATTGGATGGAAATGGGTCTGGAAGAGTGGATTTAGGGTTGTTTTTTGCTCTACTTGCACCCATCTGTTCAGGTTCTCCAGATAAGAGAAAACGATATGCTTTTGATGCTCTGCTGTGGCGTTCAGCAAagggcattggtgcacagattggAAAGGCAGATGCATCGAACTATATTAGGTTGTTGAGGGCAGTATACCTTCCTTTACAAGGAGTTAGTGATATGATGGAACTTCATGGAGAGGATGACATGGCAAGCATTTCATTTCCAGAGTTCCTAGAGATGTTTGAAGATCCAGACTGGGGTTTTGGCATCATGAACACTCTAGTAAAGCTTGAGGGAGGGGACAGGGTGCGTCATGGGCGATCATCTTGTGCGGTTTGCTCGTATCCAATAATTGGACCAAGATTCAAAGAGCTAACTTCACGATTCAGCTTATGTTCTATTTGCTACAGTGAAGGGAAGGTGCCAGTGTCATGCAAACAAGAAGAATATAATTTTAAAGAGTACGGAAGTGAAACAGAGGCCATGAAAGATAAGCTCAAGCTATTTGGTTGA